DNA sequence from the Antarctobacter heliothermus genome:
GACTATGCCGAACTCGATGCAGAGACCGCCGCGAATATCACTCCGGCCTATGACGGCATGGTCCTGCGCTATGACATCTGACATAGCCCGAAAAACCCGCTGATATGCAGGCGCTTTTGGAGGTCGTCCTGCCAGTCTTTCTGGTCATCGCCGCCGGATACGGCGCAGTCTGGAAAGGCTGGTTTTCGGACGCCGCCGTCGACGGGCTGATCACCTTTGCCCAGAATTTTGCCATCCCCTGTATGCTGTTCCGCGCCATCTGGACGCTGGAACTGGGCGATGATTTCAACCCCTGGCTGCTGGTGAGTTATTACACCGGGTCGGCCACCTGCTTTACCGCCGGGTTGCTGGGCGCGCGCTATCTGTTCAAGCGCGACTGGGAGGATGCGGTAACCATCGGGTTCTGCTGCCTGTTCGCCAACACGGTGGTGATCGGCCTGGCCCTGACCGAACGCGCCTATGGCAGCGACGCCCTGCAAGCCAACTATGTGATTGTCGCGCTGCATTCGCCGTTCTGCTATGGCGTCGGCATCACCGCGATGGAGATTGTCCGCGCCCGATCTGCCGGGATTTCGAACCGGGCGCTGCCGGGCAAGGTCGGTCGGGCGATGTTCCGCAACGCCATGGTGATCGGCATCGGTCTGGGGATGTTTGCCAATCTCGCCGACCTGTCCCTGCCCACAGTCGCCACAGACGCGCTGGACATGATGATCCGCACCGCCCTGCCCGCAGCGCTGTTCGGCATGGGCGGCGTCCTTTGCCGCTACAGGCCGCGGGGAGACGGTCGGGTGATCGCCTATATCTGCGTGATCTCGCTGGTGTTGCATCCCACCATCACATGGACACTGGGCACGATCACCAACCTGTCGGTCGAGGCGTTGCGCTCTGCGGTGCTGACCGCCGCCATGGCGCCGGGATTCAATGTCTATGTCTTTGCCAACATGTACGGACGGGCGCGGCGGGTGGCGGCCTCGGCGGTGTTGATCACCACGGCGCTGTCGATAATCACCGCGTGGATGTGGCTGTCCGTGCTGCCCTGACGGCGGCGTCGAGTGGGATCGCCCCACCTGTGATGGCAGCCTGCCCGGGCATGGAATCTGGTGCCTTGAAGAGTTTGTCCTTTCATCGCGACCGATGCCAAAGTTCGATAGGTGACAGGGGGCGCTGCCCCCGTCTCCCTGCGGTCGCCTCCCCCGGGATATTTTTGGACAGAAGAAACCGGGGCGATCCGCTTTGACATTTAAGTGCGGCGCAGGTCATGTGGCGCGACACATCTGTGAGGTTTCATGTCCCCCCCATCCGAGCGCACCACCCTTGGCATTCTTTTCATGCTGGCCTTTTGCGCGTTTGCGCCCGTGATGGACGCGATGGCCAAGGCCACGCCCGAGGTGGTGCCGGTGTCGCAGATCCTTGTCTATCGCTTTGCCATTCAGGTAGCGATCCTGTTGCCGCTGGCCGGGTTTCTGGGGCACAGCCTGCGCATGTCGCTGCGAGATGTCTGGCTGCATCTGGCGCGAGCGGCGGCGCTGGTGGCAGCGACGGGATGTTTCTTTACCGCGCTGCGTTACATGCCGATCGCGGATGCGATTTCGATCTTTTTTGTCGAACCGTTTGTGCTGATCCTTATGGGGGCGGTGTTTCTGGCAGAGCCGGTGGGCTGGCGTCGTCTGACCGCCTGCGCCGTGGGGTTTGGCGGGGCCTTGTTGGTGATCCGACCCAGCTTTTCCGATCTGGGGCCGGTGGCGTTTCTGCCCTTGGTCACGGCGGCGCTGTTTTCGATCTACATGCTGATGACGCGCGCCATGGCGCGGCGGCTGCATCCGCTGGTCTTGCAGGGGCACACGGCACTGGCGGCGACCTTGCTGATCCTGCC
Encoded proteins:
- a CDS encoding AEC family transporter, which gives rise to MQALLEVVLPVFLVIAAGYGAVWKGWFSDAAVDGLITFAQNFAIPCMLFRAIWTLELGDDFNPWLLVSYYTGSATCFTAGLLGARYLFKRDWEDAVTIGFCCLFANTVVIGLALTERAYGSDALQANYVIVALHSPFCYGVGITAMEIVRARSAGISNRALPGKVGRAMFRNAMVIGIGLGMFANLADLSLPTVATDALDMMIRTALPAALFGMGGVLCRYRPRGDGRVIAYICVISLVLHPTITWTLGTITNLSVEALRSAVLTAAMAPGFNVYVFANMYGRARRVAASAVLITTALSIITAWMWLSVLP
- a CDS encoding DMT family transporter, with translation MSPPSERTTLGILFMLAFCAFAPVMDAMAKATPEVVPVSQILVYRFAIQVAILLPLAGFLGHSLRMSLRDVWLHLARAAALVAATGCFFTALRYMPIADAISIFFVEPFVLILMGAVFLAEPVGWRRLTACAVGFGGALLVIRPSFSDLGPVAFLPLVTAALFSIYMLMTRAMARRLHPLVLQGHTALAATLLILPPLLIFNGTGNLYFDPVWPEGRAVWTLLGVGVVATVSHLFLTYALRLAPAGTIAPLQYLEIVGATVIGYLAFGDFPTPLTWVGIAIIVASGLYVFERERRLELRAKPPAPPI